The DNA region ccgggttcgggttGGGCTCAACTAAAAAAATATGCCCATTTATTGGgctcgggccgggccgggcttaaaaaatgggcctaaaattttgcccaaacccaacccgaataaaaatactaaaacccgggcccggcccgtattaattttttatattattttttttatttttaaatatatataatacatcaaaaatactaaaaatatcaaaataaatatttcccaacaaattaaaaataaattttgaaaaatatgtagacttaaataatactaagataaatgcaacttaataagcaaatgattctaaaataataataaaattaacaaatacctttaaaataataaaaaaatgaacaataaaataaattttatacaatatccaaacaataacaacaaaataatagcaacataatagtaaaatggtagcaaaatatggagaaaacaacaagaaaataacattcaaaaaaaaaaatatgcagattttttttgtcctttagtgaattcaggTCGGGCCGAGTCAGGCCCGggctaaaaataccttacccgaggcccggcccattttttaaacgggccttattttttctccaagcccatttttcgggcctatatttatGCCCAAACCCTCCAacatttcgggcgggccttcagGCCGGGCCGGGTAGCCCGGCCCATGCATACCTCTACCTATGATTGATTctgtcttttaatttttattttatgcaacaaatacttagatcttgttctcaattatgtatgcttaattctCGGCtttgtaacgccccgatttttgggcctagaagtattgggccttgagtctgggttcgggtagGAGACGGCCCGAATAAATgggatgatttaatttttattattattagtaagtatgattagtttagtaattaaataaattacgaatggtttatggtgtgggaaaaagtcTGGGGCTTggcccatagctttagcaaaattcttaaattttgcctcttaaggaAATCTGGGCATAAGGCCTTAAAAATAGGTTGGGCAGAAACTGGGCATAAAGGAGCGCCTGGCCTAGTGGTTAGGCACGCTGAACAACAGGAAGGAAGGCTGGGGTTCCATTCCCAGCGTGTGCAAACATGTTTTTAAGTCAAGGGCTATCGCAGGCAGGACTTAGGAGTTGTTAGGGCTAACACATGTCACAATAAGGAGCTCAGCCTAGTGGCAAGGGACGTTAGAAGGCTGAAGGGGACCCCAGTTCGAGACACGGGGCGAGACGTTTACTATTTTTAAGTAAACTAGGCTTTAAAAGAATTGGCGAACGGAGTATGCCACAAGGAGCGCCTGTGGCGCAGTGGCAGCAGCGTGCTAGGCATGCTGAGAGGAAGTGGGTTCGATTCCAGGGGAAGgtgaaattttgatttctttttaagTAGCCGTGGCTATAGCAGTTAAGCCTTAAAATTAATTGTGAGAAGATTATGTCATGAAAGGAACTTCGGTGCCGTGGCAGGCAGCGTATGTGTGTGTCCAGAAGGTTGCAGGTTCGAGATGTATAGCaggcaaaattttctttttatttctcaagTAACCGAGGCTTCAATAGGAATAGATTAAGATTAATTGTGACCTTATTATGGTGTAGAAGAAAGCTTGGTGCAGTGGCCAACAGCAGGATGTGGAACGCAGGGACAGGAGGAGGTCAGGAAGGAATTGTACCGATTGTTGAGTTGCCAAATAGGTGTAGGTTCTTTAGGAACTGAATTCTGTTGGTtgctttcattcttttcattcttttattttgccGTTTGCCaaattctttctcttcttttctctctttctttttctcatctCTTCCTTCCTTGATTTCCTTCAAAGCCGAATCTCTACTGTTATCTCctctcttctatttttttttcttcctctcCTCTTCATCCATATCTCTCATCATCGAActttcattttttcttcctccCTTGTTTGTTGAAAAGCCGAGGTCACCATACTTTAAGAGGTTGGAAGTCGAACACCTTTAGATCTCTTGGACTCATCTTTAGCTTGTGTTAGGGGTAGGAAAGTATTGGAAACGTTCTTCATCGAATAGATCTCATGGTAAGTATTCGCAATCCTCTTTCCATTCGTATCTTGTGGTTCTGGAAAAAGTCGAGTAATCCCTAATCGCTTAGGGAGGCTATCGTTTTGGACTAAGGGTTTATTGGGTTTGTTTATCGTTCTATTTTGAGTAAGGTGGAATAAAGGCTGTCGATCAAGGAGCAGTGGGAAGGAGGACATCGAAACGACTAGATCTAGACTTATTATTATTTGCGACAAAAGTAAGCAATCTAAGGCTGTTAAGGGTGTCGGCCGGTTTTGGTCAGGAAGATATCATTAGTAATCGTATGGTTTTGGATCTAACTTTTTAAGTAATCAATTGTATGATAGGTACATGGTAGATTTTGCCAAGCGATCATcgtaaaacaggtgtgtaaacgacacccactagtagactagattagcaaaagtcgaaaagtcgaaatgtcAAAAAGTCGGCATTTTGAGAACTTGCGAGCATGCGAGCGCTCatgggattgtttgtattgataatttttgtaaattCAACGGTAAGATTGCAAAGTGAGCAATTTCGTGCACCATGGTGAATTTGGGCTtcgatgggccaaaattgggtaaTAGGCTaacgggcccatttcggtaaaaatgttcggtaagtattctgaagacacgttaataactgtaatgagcatgaaaccttaaaaagattgataaaattactgaaataacttTTCTTACATAATAATCTGACTGcctttctgaagcatgccttgttaattatatatattctgcatacatgtcatactacatggggttgggttttgttatggaggaagaacctgttctggtggctgtgccacatattctgatataagtagctttgctgcggattatagttagtgccgcaaccggtgctaacactgtaagtatagggatggcgtgggtgatttattcccccacaggaagtgtagggatggacggaggcaagtgcagggttagATGGGGTTATCTTGcgttaatcatatgagactgttttgaaatgggcccaactatgttgatatgggcaaggcccaatatatctcgaatTGTAATAGAGCTACGacccagattgatactgatatgggctaggcccagtatactctgatctgtaaggggctatggcccagattaaaattgatatgggctaaggctcaGTTAACCAGATTAaaattgatatgggctaaggctcagttaactctgatttctgaataggggttaggcccagtaaagcttgaactgatttgggctctggttgggatactttacacactgagttttccaaactcaccccgtcttttattttttttaggtaaTCCCCAACGTTagtggatcggtgctgcgagagactcggagatggccatacGATTACTTGGACTCTAATTCTGTTTTAAATtctaatttgggttttaaattttgtaataaggcctctttggattttgttttagtttggggatttttagttgTTACGTTTATTGTCTGCTTTAAGTAGAACTCGGTTTTCTAAAAacattaattgttttttttatcaacACGTTTTCGCAAACTACGAACTTTTATAAAGCTTCCGCAACTTACTTGGTTTTCGTTTATAACAACAATTAAGGTTTTAAAAGTATACAACTTTTCAATAAGCCATATTTCAGAATTAACGAACACAAATTGAGACTTAAGTTTTAAAtaagtaagaagggttttcaatgaaaacaaggttttcgaaaaatacttcaatgtgacacgccgaattcgggcctaacttctaggctgggtttggggtgttacaggtttgataattctagattattgatccatatttgatatgcttaaatcagaggaggaatagacatTGTTTAAAAGTAGGTATtgtataattgagtggagttgcacgTAATCCTAGATATAGGATAATATAAATCTGTCAAATTAGAGTCAAAGCTAAAATAAGAATCCATAACATGAGTTAATGTGAtcataggggttttaattagaaagaaatttcaattaatcgaCCTAAAGTTAATTgctcttactctcaaaagagatattagcataactTATGGATTTTTATGGATCAAGTTACCAAGTAaggaaattgcgtaatttagattgatagtgatagatgaaatctaggtgaattctttcctaggtattattttacttattgattgttaatcgtttattttcttgctttgttctttgtcgtgtttgttagttaattaatttagttaattttagtttttaatcaatcactcgatttattcggttaaataataaaaagatagtaatttttagttttttttcatttttggggaaaatatttatttatttttatttttaatgacaCCAAATTCTTTAACCAGAcaaagacttttttttttaatttcctttgattaataatttataaattctatAGTTTTTAGTCATTTAACACGAAATTTTCTTGCATTGCAAAATTCAACAAGATTAAAATGGGATTAATTATGGGTGTTTAAGTGAATAATGTGAGAAAGAGGTTTTATTCAACTGttagttttattaatttctaTGATTAAAGTGAAAACAATTAAAGTAAggttattaaattaaaagtacattcataatttttttaaattaacaaatcaaaatcaaaatcaaaatctaatatatttaattataattaaaatcacAATTTTATAATTGGGATATTGTAAAGTAATtgattaaagaagaaaaaagtgGAGATGAAAACTCAAAGGCAAAGTAGAAATGGTGAAAAGGTAATTTCCTGAAATTAATTCCTCAAATAAGAGTTTCgcaaaatttagaataaaacttcagaaaattgagagagttgagagtttagaaaaaataaagagagttgaatttgagtgaaaataataaaaaacaacttgatatttatagagaaaaaattattattagGGCCCTTAAAAATTTTTATCGTTACCAACGTTCAAAAAAATAATCGTTGAAACATGTGTCTAACTAGATACGTTTTCAATAAATGACCGTTTTATTCGTTTTGTTCCTTAGGTTTGAGAATGTTGCTGtgaggttgtttttttttttttgtactttttcaaTAAATGCTCCAGTTGGATATCACTCAAATATTTATATGAGATAAAAAAAgtatgatttttaaatatatgaaaaaaaaacacattttttttatatttataaaataagatATGGCACAAAGGAAAGACTTTGGTCTTTATTTAAGGAAGGCTTTCTAAAATATGAGAAAAACTAATACGACAAAAATCTAACAAAAGCTAAAACCGTTGTTTGATTCATGAGTTTAACCATCGATATA from Gossypium hirsutum isolate 1008001.06 chromosome A04, Gossypium_hirsutum_v2.1, whole genome shotgun sequence includes:
- the LOC121228029 gene encoding uncharacterized protein — protein: MPQGAPVAQWQQRARHAERKWVRFQGKAAYVCVQKVAEESLVQWPTAGCGTQGQEELVLGVGKYWKRSSSNRSHGGIKAVDQGAVGRRTSKRLDLDLLLFATKVHGRFCQAIIVKQVIPNVSGSVLRETRRWPYDYLDSNSVLNSNLGFKFCNKASLDFVLVWGFLVVTFIVCFK